Below is a window of Sulfurimonas sp. DNA.
ATGCAAGCGAACTTATAGTCGAAGCATTTATAGATTTTGATTATGAGATAACCATGCTAACAGCTAGAAACGGCAAAGAGACTGTTTTTTGCGAACCGATAGGGCATGAGCAGAGAGACGGTGATTATGTTTTTTCTTGGCAGCCGATGCAGATGAGCGAAATAGCAAAAGAGAGAGCGCAAGAGATGGCAAAAAAAATCACCGACGGTCTTGGCGGTCGCGGTATCTTTGGGGTTGAGCTGTTCGTAAAGGGGGATGAGGTTTATTTTAGCGAAGTTTCACCTCGTCCGCACGATACGGGAATGGTAACGCTTATCACACAGTCTCAAAGCGAGTTTGCGCTTCATCTAAGAGCTGTTTTGGGACTTCCGCTTGGATTTACATTTTATGGCGAAGGTGCAAGTGCCGCATTTAAGTCGGAAGTTCATAACTACGCTCCTGTTGTTGATGTGGATGAGACTCTATTTAGCGACAACAGTTTTGTGAGAATTTTCGGCAAGCCTGAAGCTCATAAAGGCAGAAGACTTGCGGTTGCACTTGTTTTTGACAAAGTAGAAACGGCACTAACTAAAGCAAGAGAGTTGATAACAAAAGTAAAAGACGCATAATCTATGAAAATAGTTTTACTCGATACTTTGACTTTCGGCGACACGGATTTAAGCGCTTTTTATAAGCTGGGAGAGGTAGAAGTTTTTGCGACGACTTCAAAAGAGCAAACACAAGAACGAATAACTGATGCCGTCGTTATAGTTACCAACAAAGTTGTTATAACCGATGCGCATATGTCAAATACTCCAAAGCTAAAACTTATCTGTGTAGCGGCAACCGGTATGAACAATGTCGATTTGGAAGCTGCAAAGCAAAGGGGCATAGAGGTTAAAAATGTTTCAGGTTACTCAACGGCTTCAGTTATCCAGCACACTTTTTCCATGCTTTTTTATCTTGTAGGACACTCTAAATATTATGATGAGTATGTCAAAGACGGTTCTTATTCAAAAAGCCCGATTTTTACGGATATAACAAAACCGTTTTTTGAAGTAAAAGGCAAAAAATGGGGAATCATCGGCTTGGGGACTATAGGTCATGGAGTTGCAAGCGTGGCGGAAGCGTTTGGCGCAGAGGTTTGCTACTACTCTACAAGCGGTAAAAACAGCTCAAAAGACTATCCGCAAGTAGAACTAAACGAACTTCTTAGAAGTTGCGATATTATCTCCATACATGCGCCTCTAAACGAGAGAACACTCAATCTTTTAGGATATGAACAGTTGTTAATGTGTAGAGACAGAGCCGTAATTTTAAATCTCGGACGCGGCGGAATCATCGATGAAGAAGCGGTTGCACGCATTATAGACGAAAAAAATATCTATTTTGGTCTGGATGTTTTAAGTCGTGAACCGATGGAGCAAAATCATCCTCTCTTAAGTGTGAAAAACAGAGATAACCTCTACATAACGCCTCATATAGCGTGGGCTAGCGTTGAAGCAAGAGATAAACTTATAGCCGGTGTAGTAGAGAATATCAGGGAGTTTGTTATTGCAAGATTATAATCGTGATAATCTTTATTTTTCAGGTTGCCGCATCATTTCGTTTTTCGCAGTGACTGCTCATTCGTCATCGAAGCTTTAGCCGTGGCAATCTAGTTATAAGGTAGATAACATAGCGGAATTTACACTTTTCTTATCGGCTTTTTTAGCGGCAACTATTTTGCCCTTTAGCTCTGAAGTTGCATTTCTTGCGGCTTTGGCTAATGATATGCCAAAGGAAAATGCACTTATCTTCGCTTCAGGCGGGAATATTCTTGCCATAATACTAAACTACTTTTTGGGCTTATGGTTTTATGAAAAAACCAAAACAAAACTTCTTTCTTCAAAAATAGGAACTATGACTTATAATCATGGGCATCGTTACGGTTACTATGCGCTTTTGTTCTCGTGGCTTCCTATTATCGGCGATCCGCTAACACTTGTAGCAGGAGTTGTCAGGCTTAGGTTTGTTTGGTTTGTTATAATAGCGGCAACACTAAGAGTTGCAAGATACTACGCGCTAACGCTGGTGGTATAATAATTGAAACCTCTGATTAAATCATAAACTAGATTCCAAGTCAAGCTTGGAATGACGAACTACCCGTCACCCTGAACTTGATTCAGGGTCTAATTCAATAATTGTTCAGAGGTTTCAATTATATTTTATAGATAGGCATAGATATGAATCGCGTAATAGTTATAGGCGCAGGCGGAGCAGGACTTGTTGCGGCATTAAGCGCCCATGAAAACGGTGCAAAAGTAACGGTAATAACAAAAGAGTATCCGACAAGAAGTCAAACGAGTATGGCTCAAGGCGGCATAAATGCAGTTTTATCGGATGAGGGCAGCGATAGCGTAGAGACCCATATACAAAACACTCTAAAATCCGCCAATGGTTTATCTGATGAAAAAGCAGTAACTTTTATGTGCAAAGAAGCCCCAAATGCCATTAAGTGGCTAGATAGCATAGGCGTACCTTTTAGCAGAAACAGCGAGTCGAAAATCGCCCAAAGAAAGTTAGGCGGTGCCTATGCGCCAAGAGCCTGTTATGCGCAGGATTATACGGGTTTAAAAATCCTACATACACTCTATGACAGATGCCTTGAAGCGGGAATTGAGATTTTAAATGAGCGATATCTGTTGGAGTTTATAACAAACAAAGATAACAATAGCAAAAACTTTGTTTGCGGTGTAAGTGTGTTAAACAAACGAAGCGGTGAAGTTGAAGTTTATGAGGCAAACAGCGTTATAGCAGCAACCGGCGGATATAGCAGAGTTTATCACGACTACTCGACAAACTCCCTCTCTACGACCGGTGACGGAGTCGCCTCGGCTAACAGAGCCGGAGCGAAACTTAGCGATATGGAGTTTATACAGTTTCATCCGACGGCTCTTAAAAACTCTTCCATTTTGATTTCCGAGAGTGCAAGAGGTGCAGGCGGATATCTGCTTAACTCAAAAGGCGAGCGATTTGTAAATGAACTTCTGCCTCGCGATGAAGTAGCCCGTGCTATTTACGACGAAATGGCAAAAGGGCATGATATTTTTTTAGATATTCGTCATTTGGGAGCAGAATTTATAGAAAATGAACTTCCGCAAGAGGCAAAGCTTGCAAAACTTTATGAAAATATCGATCCATCGGTTGAGCTAATCCCCATTAAACCCGCAGCGCACTATACAATGGGCGGAATAGAAGTAGATGAATACTCTTCTACTTCCATAAGCGGGCTTTTTGCAGTCGGAGAGTGTGCAAACCATAGAGTTCACGGAGCAAACAGACTTGGCGGAAACTCACTTTTAGAACTTGTCGTATTTGGCAAACAGGCGGGTAAGAGTGCAGCAATATATGCAGACAGTTTTGATAAAAGGGCAGATTTGTCGGGGCAAAAAAAGAGTTTTGAAGACAAAATCACCAAGATAAAAGAGTTTTCAAGCGAGATAAATTTTTATGAGAAACAAAGAGAGTTGGGTGAACTTTTTTATAAAAATCTCGGCATAAAAAGAGAAAAAACGGCTATGAGGACTCTGCTAAATGAAGTCAAAGAGATGAAAGCGGCTCTGCCGAAGATGGGTGTTAGTGACAAAACAAAAGAATATAACACAAACCTTATAGAGTTTTTGGAGTTTAAAAATATATTGGAGTTAAGTGAGCTTATTTTAATCTCCGCTATAAGCAGGCAGGAGAGCAGAGGAGCGCATTTTAGGGTTGATTTTCCTTTGCTTGATAATAAAAAGTTTCAAGCTCATACGATTATAGATAGAGACGGGGCGGTTAGCTATGAAGATTAATATTAAAAGAGAAAATATAGTCTGCTATGAAACAAACTTAGAGAATAGAACCCTTTTA
It encodes the following:
- the purT gene encoding formate-dependent phosphoribosylglycinamide formyltransferase, translated to MRFSAPLKSNSKKVMLLGSGELGREVAIEAQRLGLEVIAVDRYQNAPAHHVAHRSYVVNMQDKNALLEIIYREKPDYILPEIEAISIDALFAAEDKGYNVIPNASAVSKTMNRKNIRTFAAEVLGLKTGPYEFVTTKDGLREAAVRLGFPCVIKPVMSSSGHGQSVARSIDDIDTSWEAAKEARGDASELIVEAFIDFDYEITMLTARNGKETVFCEPIGHEQRDGDYVFSWQPMQMSEIAKERAQEMAKKITDGLGGRGIFGVELFVKGDEVYFSEVSPRPHDTGMVTLITQSQSEFALHLRAVLGLPLGFTFYGEGASAAFKSEVHNYAPVVDVDETLFSDNSFVRIFGKPEAHKGRRLAVALVFDKVETALTKARELITKVKDA
- a CDS encoding D-2-hydroxyacid dehydrogenase, producing the protein MKIVLLDTLTFGDTDLSAFYKLGEVEVFATTSKEQTQERITDAVVIVTNKVVITDAHMSNTPKLKLICVAATGMNNVDLEAAKQRGIEVKNVSGYSTASVIQHTFSMLFYLVGHSKYYDEYVKDGSYSKSPIFTDITKPFFEVKGKKWGIIGLGTIGHGVASVAEAFGAEVCYYSTSGKNSSKDYPQVELNELLRSCDIISIHAPLNERTLNLLGYEQLLMCRDRAVILNLGRGGIIDEEAVARIIDEKNIYFGLDVLSREPMEQNHPLLSVKNRDNLYITPHIAWASVEARDKLIAGVVENIREFVIARL
- a CDS encoding DedA family protein; the encoded protein is MPFSSEVAFLAALANDMPKENALIFASGGNILAIILNYFLGLWFYEKTKTKLLSSKIGTMTYNHGHRYGYYALLFSWLPIIGDPLTLVAGVVRLRFVWFVIIAATLRVARYYALTLVV
- a CDS encoding FAD-dependent oxidoreductase, whose amino-acid sequence is MNRVIVIGAGGAGLVAALSAHENGAKVTVITKEYPTRSQTSMAQGGINAVLSDEGSDSVETHIQNTLKSANGLSDEKAVTFMCKEAPNAIKWLDSIGVPFSRNSESKIAQRKLGGAYAPRACYAQDYTGLKILHTLYDRCLEAGIEILNERYLLEFITNKDNNSKNFVCGVSVLNKRSGEVEVYEANSVIAATGGYSRVYHDYSTNSLSTTGDGVASANRAGAKLSDMEFIQFHPTALKNSSILISESARGAGGYLLNSKGERFVNELLPRDEVARAIYDEMAKGHDIFLDIRHLGAEFIENELPQEAKLAKLYENIDPSVELIPIKPAAHYTMGGIEVDEYSSTSISGLFAVGECANHRVHGANRLGGNSLLELVVFGKQAGKSAAIYADSFDKRADLSGQKKSFEDKITKIKEFSSEINFYEKQRELGELFYKNLGIKREKTAMRTLLNEVKEMKAALPKMGVSDKTKEYNTNLIEFLEFKNILELSELILISAISRQESRGAHFRVDFPLLDNKKFQAHTIIDRDGAVSYED